A single region of the Rhizophagus irregularis chromosome 27, complete sequence genome encodes:
- a CDS encoding 60S ribosomal protein eL27 encodes MVKFLKPGKVAIVLSGRYAGKKVVIVKNLDEGTKDRQYGHAIVVGIERYPLKVTRKMGPKRIAKRSRIKPFIKIINYNHLMPTRYTFELEDIKQTVNLDCFKEPSQRKDAKKAVKKHLQDRYKNDKTGKSKWFFTKLRF; translated from the coding sequence atggttaaatttttaaaaccaGGAAAAGTGGCAATCGTTTTATCAGGCCGATATGCCGGAAAAAAAGTAGTGATTGTTAAAAACCTGGATGAAGGTACTAAAGATCGTCAGTATGGCCATGCCATCGTTGTCGGTATTGAAAGATACCCGCTCAAAGTTACCAGAAAAATGGGACCAAAACGTATTGCTAAAAGATCAAGGATCAAGCCTTTCATCAAGATCATAAACTATAATCATTTGATGCCAACCCGGTATACCTTTGAATTGGAAGATATTAAGCAAACGGTCAACTTGGATTGTTTCAAAGAACCTTCTCAACGTAAGGATGCAAAGAAGGCCGTAAAGAAGCATTTACAAGATAGATACAAAAATGATAAAACTGGAAAAAGCAAATGGTTCTTTACTAAGCTTAGATTTTAA